The Micropterus dolomieu isolate WLL.071019.BEF.003 ecotype Adirondacks linkage group LG22, ASM2129224v1, whole genome shotgun sequence genome contains a region encoding:
- the psma4 gene encoding proteasome subunit alpha type-4 gives MSRRYDSRTTIFSPEGRLYQVEYAMEAIGHAGTCLGILANDGVLLAAERRNIHKLLDEVFFSEKIYKLNEDMACSVAGITSDANVLTNELRLIAQRYLLQYQEPIPCEQLVTALCDIKQAYTQFGGKRPFGVSLLYMGWDKHYGFQLYQSDPSGNYGGWKATCIGNNSAAAVSMLKQDFKEGEMTLSSALALAIKVLNKTMDVSKLSAEKVEIATLTRENGKTCIKVLKLKEVEELIKKHEVEEAKAEKDKKDKEQKEKDK, from the exons aTG TCCCGTCGATATGATTCACGAACAACCATTTTCTCACCAGAGG GGCGTCTGTATCAGGTCGAGTATGCCATGGAAGCCATCGGCCACGCTGGCACCTGCCTGGGAATTTTAGCCAATGACGGAGTGCTGCTGGCTGCTGAGCGGAGGAACATTCACAAGCTGCTGGATGAAGTGTTTTTCTCAGAGAAAATCTACAAGCTGAATGA AGACATGGCGTGCAGCGTGgcaggaatcacatcagatgccAACGTACTGACCAATGAGCTGAGGCTCATAGCCCAGAG GTATCTGTTGCAGTACCAGGAGCCAATCCCCTGCGAGCAGCTGGTCACAGCGTTGTGTGACATCAAACAGGCCTACACCCAGTTTGGAG GTAAGCGCCCCTTTGGAGTCTCGCTGCTCTACATGGGCTGGGATAAACACTACGGCTTCCAGCTCTACCAGAGCGACCCCAGTGGGAACTACGGAGGCTGGAAGGCCACTTGCATCGGAAACAACAGTGCT GCAGCTGTCTCCATGCTGAAGCAGGACTTCAAGGAGGGAGAGATGACACTTTCCTCAGCGCTTGCTCTTGCCATTAAAGTTCTTAATAAAACCATGGACGTCAGCAAGCTGTCTGCAGAGAAAG TGGAGATCGCCACTCTGACCCGCGAGAACGGGAAGACCTGCATCAAAGTGCTGAAGCTGAAGGAAGTCGAGGAGCTGATCAAGAAGCACGAAGTGGAGGAGGCCAAAGCTGAGAAAGACAAGAAAGACAAGGAACAGAAGGAGAAGGACAAGTAG